Part of the Zingiber officinale cultivar Zhangliang chromosome 6A, Zo_v1.1, whole genome shotgun sequence genome, AACAGACTAAACTTTCATAACCAAGATACCAGAGCTCTTCTGATTTACGCTGCACGAACACTCGATAATATCCCTCGCCTGGCTTCCCATCGTGAACTATGTTCCCTATAAGATCATATTTTGACCGCAACTTCCTCTTGTCCTTTGGTGGGGGTAATGGAATGTAATCCTTCAACTCAAGATTCTTCACAGGGAAGTTAACTGAACAAAAAATATCCACAATCAGATACAACTACAGGAAGATAATActtcaaattgaaggaatttaGTATACCAAGTGTAGGATTCTTTTCTATGAAGAAGTTATTTTTTGTAAATCGACGCATGTGAAGAATCAAATATTTTGGCAGTCGGATGACCCGATATCTCATCCTAGCTATACAAGGCCGGACAACCTCTGTGACAGTCTCACCATCAAACTTCTTTAATATATTGAACAGAGGAACCTACAAAAATCACATGCCAGATTAGCTTTCCTTTATTAACCAGCCTAGCAATTTCAGAACCAGTAGTCTTCCACTTCCGGAACTGCCAATGTATTGATATACTAAAATGTTTACAGTAACTAAATAGAGAAAATTTAAGATCCACatgttaattaattaaacttatgtAAGAACAACTAGTTGAACTAACCATCCTGGAATAGAAATCAGAGGATACCTAACCCAAATTAGAATATGGTACGTAGTCTGATCTGTGATATTGTCACTATGGTAACTATGTATCCCATGTAGGCCACTCTCACTATCAACCAGAAATTGTTCAACAATGGTTCAGCATCTAAATCGACCCAAGAAAAGAGGAAGAGTAGAGAACATAAACAAGTGAAGAGAATCAAGAATGAAAGGAGAAATAGACTATCAATATTGTGAACATAACTCTGCTACTACAATCTACTTATCTACTCCTTTATATAGGCCTtcgaactatatatatatatatatatttttttttttttggaaaaagtaAAAGTGTTGGTGGGGATAAAGAACTTTACGCATTGACAAAGTCTAACATTAAATGAAATACTAGATATAGGACAAGTCTAGAGCTTAATAGTTTTGCACCATAAAGATCATTCGGTCTTGTATAAAATCTTGAATAGGTTTGCATCATATTGATTCCTCAGCATTTGGATAAAATGTTCAAGGAAAAGGAAGCTCAGCAGTGCACTTATTAAAATCATGTGGGATAACTTGCCGCTTATTACTGTTCCACATGCAACTAACAAAAATGCATGCAGATAATCAGCTGCAGAAAAAACGCTAGTTGCAGCATTTCTACAATTACTTCCCAGCATGCATTTTGCCAGCAAACAAAGACCCATAGTGCTAAGTAGTATAGTATTCCATTAGATAATTTTCTCCAAACAATAATTCTTCAAGAATGAAAAGAAAGGGAaatatgaaaaattcaaaatgcaTACACTTTGAGACTCAAGACTGAGGTAGGTTTGAAAAATTAAAGATCTGTAACCCATTATCTATAATAGGCGATAACTGAATAGGAATATAAACGATTCTCATGCATATATAGGCTTACAGAATTGATACCTGAGGAATAATGTTCTTCTCCATTGCATCCTTAAATAGGGGAGGTGGTGGTAGATCAAGGCCGAGCATTAGGAACGAAACTTTAGATGTTTCCCTAACAATATTGTCATCTGGTAATCCGCCCTCTGTAAAACTATTTTTATTCTGTTCGTCTTCATTATCTAGTTTATCAGCAATAGATTTCTTTGGCATCTCTTTTACAACCTCCAATTCACCCTGCAAAGCAAAGTAACCAACAATCAAAACAGGAGTGAAACATACAGATGAATAGCCATAACCTGTAGGGAAATACCTGGAAACAGTCATAAATAATACTTCGATCCTTTTTCTTCGAGAGTCTAAGTTGTGTATGCAGTATATTCAACAACCAGGACATAAATTCAACAGGATCTGATTGGACACCTATTTGGAATCGCTTGTTACTAGCCTTCATAACAGCCTGTAGAAATTCATGGGGGCTGACCTGAAAAGGAAAGATCAATATGTATCGCTGCCTCCAAGCAAAGTATTAGCATAAAGAAACAGAAGTCTTTAGAAACTGACCTGTCCCTTAAAGTTCCTGGCATGCCAAATTTTTCGTGTAAGTTCTCCAAATCGATGAATGAGTGGAGATTTGCTGTGTTGATAGTTTTCGGGGATTAGGAAAAAGTTCCTCAGGGGAGTCACTCTCATCAAAGACTGAATTGTGACATTAACAAAATCAGTCTCCTTGATATTGTTGAGACCCACCTAATAACAAGGAAAAAATTTGACAAGTTCACAACAGCAAATGTAAGGATTCTGAAAAAGAGAATGAATAGTCATAGCAAGAATATAAAACCCCAGAACAGCCTTGCAGACCCATAGAAGCTAgacatttatttaataataaactcTGTTCTAAACTCTTGAATTTATTTATTCCATTCTACTGGAAGGTATCAAGCGACTAGCAGAAAAACTAATTGTTCTGACATACTTAAAAACATATTTCGTGAAAAGCTCGTGCAAGCCATTGCGCATATATGTTGAACATACCATTCCAGGTAGATAGTTGGAACCATCCAGTGCTCTTGACCATTGTCTGTTTTCATCCAGGTGCAGAACTTGTTCTCTAGAAAACCTGAATTGCAAAAATTGTATGAAGCTAGCCCGTGTAAAAACACTTCCATGTTGTCTGAATAACAAAGACAAAATTGACTAAAACTATATAACCAAGTTATCAAAATATCAACAAATTAGTGAACTACCAAGAAATACATCTGATGCTTTGGTTCTATAAATAGTGTTCCTCTATGAAATTAACTAACTGAACGGTCAACAACAATTCTTGACCGATAGTACGATTCCAGTTCAGTCTTTTCGGAGTCCACATCCTAGCTACTTTTCCTCAGAAAAATAAAGCTGCCTATTTCCTCTgaaatttctttttatgtttCAAAAAAACAAATTATTGGATATCACAGAAAAATTGTATAAATTGCCAATTTACCTATAATAAAAACTTAGCTACAAGTATGACTACTACTGTGTCATAGTGGCCAGTTCAAGTTGTCTTTTTTTCTAACTATATCTTAAGCCATAGAGTATGTGCCATGTGCCTAGAAACTTTGTTCTCACATTACAAACTGCTATTTTCAGTAATCATAAAACCAAGAAAAGCCCATAAATTCACAGAAAACAAAAGAAAGGAAAAGTTCTACCTATAAGGAACATGGACAAAGAAAAAATATTCTTCTTTCATTAGTTAGTCTTGTATACTTCTACATTGGGTGTACTAGTTCCAACTTACACTATATGGAAAATGTACAGTAGCTACTTACTCCAGTGATACTGGAAGATGAAACATGTTGATAATACTCggtcaaaaataaattaataaagattaagTATGGAAACATATTTAGTAGTGTTACAACTCACATCCAAGGAAGAGTAGAAAAACTGCATATAATACCACATTACCTTGGGTTTAAAACATGCCGGATATCATCTAGTGATGAATCATCAATTTCGTATCCATCAGGAAGGCAGTAAACTTTTTCTGTTTGAAGATTAATGTATACGTGGTGACCTGCTTCAAGACTGTGTGTATATGCATGAGAGTTCAAGCCTCGTCCTTGGTAGTACTTTCCACACACCAAGCATGCATATACATTTAAGTTTGAGAGAGAAATGGAACAAAACTTCTCAAAGTCAAAGTCCAGAACCTGCAATAATTAGATAACAAACGTTAAAAGAATGCAATCAACAAATGGAATCTTCAtgattcctttctcttctctcctatTTGATCCAACCATTGTTAGCATATTTGGACCCAACTTAATTACCTGATATCTTTGTTGTCCTTTCATTTGATTActacttttgtttttattttctctttcctATCTTCTTTAATTATGCAAACTCTATTAGTAAGTCTAAATAAATCAAAATGGCAACAACAAAAAACCCTGATGGTTCGGTGCTTCTTTATCCGCATATTGGTGGTTTGGGCCCATAGAACTTTTCAACAGTAAAAAAACAAGAGATAGATATCATAAACCAAAATCTCATCACAAATATCACAGATATTGTTTCTTTAACATAGCATTGTATTCCTCAGTAATTTAGACCCTCTGGTCTTGCAAAGGAAGTGGTTTGCTAATGAAGAGGATTTATATAAATTTGATTGATTACTAAAATTGGTTGGAATTTAAGCATTTTGATCCAGCAATGGAATCTAACAACTTCTTCTTTTTGTAACTATATTGATTGATAAAAAAATCAATATAATAATGTGTTTACTAGTGTTAT contains:
- the LOC121995708 gene encoding U4/U6.U5 tri-snRNP-associated protein 2-like; amino-acid sequence: MDAPGKRKSREDEVHDEPEAIKRQTIPNVLDEEGDSGSLPGLAVYTGIDDEEITGRREQSSGQDNGGYEPGNRGGETNENGGGLVAWDGGDDVEEEGEDQKDGSRFMEPVRRQRQVERRRDCPYLDTVNRQVLDFDFEKFCSISLSNLNVYACLVCGKYYQGRGLNSHAYTHSLEAGHHVYINLQTEKVYCLPDGYEIDDSSLDDIRHVLNPRFSREQVLHLDENRQWSRALDGSNYLPGMVGLNNIKETDFVNVTIQSLMRVTPLRNFFLIPENYQHSKSPLIHRFGELTRKIWHARNFKGQVSPHEFLQAVMKASNKRFQIGVQSDPVEFMSWLLNILHTQLRLSKKKDRSIIYDCFQGELEVVKEMPKKSIADKLDNEDEQNKNSFTEGGLPDDNIVRETSKVSFLMLGLDLPPPPLFKDAMEKNIIPQVPLFNILKKFDGETVTEVVRPCIARMRYRVIRLPKYLILHMRRFTKNNFFIEKNPTLVNFPVKNLELKDYIPLPPPKDKRKLRSKYDLIGNIVHDGKPGEGYYRVFVQRKSEELWYEMQDLHVTETLPQMVALSEAYMQIYEQQG